A single genomic interval of Streptomyces sp. NBC_00663 harbors:
- a CDS encoding acyl-CoA dehydrogenase family protein, translating into MRFQLTVEQRALRDTVRAAVGRRAPAGSSGLVAPTRRSRTCHSPAPLSGMQVAGDSQLRLDRGMWRALGELGFFSLRLPEADGGAGLGLPEAVLAFEEAGRALVPGPLVATHLAAGVVPGADTGEVVVAAADGRLVEWMDEADVVLPGAEGAVAMRSVDPLTPLHRVPAPAPTDSVAVLLTAAEQLGTATRACELAVQHARTREQFGQPIGAFQAVKHLCAQLLVRVEPARAAVYAAAVTEDPADIAAARLLADEAAVRGARDCLQVHGGMGFTWESEVHLLLKRAWVRAQRGGGRTESEELLAAELTV; encoded by the coding sequence GTGCGGTTTCAATTGACTGTGGAGCAAAGGGCGTTGCGCGATACCGTGCGAGCCGCAGTTGGCCGTCGGGCGCCTGCGGGTTCGTCGGGGCTGGTCGCGCCCACGCGGCGGAGCCGCACATGTCACAGCCCCGCGCCCCTTAGCGGCATGCAGGTGGCCGGCGATTCCCAGCTCCGTCTTGATCGGGGGATGTGGCGGGCTCTTGGGGAGCTTGGGTTCTTTTCTCTGCGGCTGCCCGAAGCCGACGGAGGAGCCGGATTGGGGCTGCCCGAAGCCGTGTTGGCGTTCGAGGAGGCCGGGCGGGCGCTTGTGCCCGGGCCGCTCGTGGCTACGCATCTCGCCGCCGGGGTGGTGCCCGGTGCGGATACCGGGGAGGTTGTCGTGGCCGCCGCTGACGGGCGGCTCGTGGAGTGGATGGACGAGGCCGATGTCGTGTTGCCGGGGGCGGAGGGGGCCGTAGCGATGCGGTCGGTGGATCCGCTGACGCCGCTGCACCGGGTGCCCGCTCCGGCGCCCACCGATTCCGTGGCCGTCCTGCTCACCGCCGCCGAACAGCTCGGGACGGCCACCCGCGCGTGCGAGCTGGCGGTGCAACACGCCCGGACACGTGAGCAGTTCGGGCAGCCGATCGGGGCGTTCCAGGCCGTCAAGCATCTCTGCGCGCAGCTGCTGGTGCGGGTCGAGCCGGCCCGCGCGGCCGTGTACGCGGCGGCCGTGACCGAGGACCCGGCCGACATCGCCGCGGCCCGGCTGCTTGCCGACGAGGCCGCCGTGCGCGGCGCCCGCGACTGCCTCCAGGTGCACGGCGGCATGGGCTTCACCTGGGAGTCCGAGGTGCATCTGCTGCTGAAACGGGCATGGGTGCGGGCCCAGCGTGGCGGTGGCCGTACGGAGAGTGAGGAGCTGCTCGCGGCCGAGCTGACGGTCTGA
- a CDS encoding ATP-binding protein, with protein sequence MQLEIRPDPAEVGRARRWARSRLAGSGIGADEPLAETLILLVSELVTNAVVHTGCPAVLRLSLPGSATEEATVRLEVADTSGCAPVPRCADGDATGGRGLALVDGLADRWGWSPEGAGKRIWCELDRCTQGRREPAPAFGGGTSAFEGYEGLAYEAV encoded by the coding sequence GTGCAGCTGGAGATCCGGCCCGACCCCGCTGAGGTGGGACGAGCACGCAGGTGGGCCCGGTCGCGGCTCGCCGGGTCCGGCATAGGGGCCGACGAGCCGCTCGCCGAGACCCTGATCCTGCTCGTGTCCGAGCTGGTGACCAACGCCGTGGTGCACACCGGCTGTCCGGCCGTGCTGCGGCTGTCGTTGCCCGGTTCCGCGACCGAGGAGGCCACCGTCCGGTTGGAGGTGGCCGACACCAGCGGCTGTGCGCCGGTGCCGCGTTGCGCCGACGGGGACGCGACGGGCGGCCGGGGTCTCGCCCTGGTCGACGGACTCGCCGACCGCTGGGGCTGGAGCCCCGAGGGCGCGGGCAAGCGCATCTGGTGCGAGCTCGACCGGTGTACGCAGGGCCGCCGGGAACCCGCGCCCGCCTTCGGCGGCGGCACTTCGGCGTTCGAGGGCTACGAGGGCCTGGCGTACGAAGCGGTGTAG
- a CDS encoding cyclase family protein produces MTLPAEFHDIAKRVNNWGRWGTDDEIGTLNLITDEVVRQAAAEVRTGRRVPLALPLQQDGVQTGMIPGRVNPLHAMVQINQEIFGPGTVACSDDAVTMGLQAATHWDALTHVSHSGRLYNGRPADTITPHGGAEFSGIDKARHIVSRGVLLDVARARGVARLDGGHAVTPEDLEAAEELAGTRVRAGDIVLVRTGQIQVCLAGDKHAYGYPSPGLSIRTPQWFHARDVAAVANDTLTFEIFPPEIEDLWLPVHALDLVEMGMLQGQNWNLEELSTACGEERRYTFLLSAMPEPFTGATGTPVAPVAIL; encoded by the coding sequence ATGACATTGCCGGCCGAGTTCCACGACATCGCCAAACGCGTGAACAACTGGGGGCGTTGGGGCACCGACGACGAGATCGGCACGCTCAACCTGATCACCGACGAGGTGGTACGACAGGCCGCCGCCGAGGTCAGGACGGGCCGCCGTGTCCCGCTCGCCCTGCCCCTGCAACAGGACGGCGTGCAGACCGGCATGATCCCGGGCCGGGTCAACCCGCTGCACGCCATGGTGCAGATCAACCAGGAGATCTTCGGCCCGGGAACGGTGGCGTGCAGCGACGACGCCGTGACGATGGGCCTCCAGGCGGCCACCCACTGGGACGCGCTCACCCACGTCTCGCACTCGGGCCGGCTCTACAACGGCCGCCCCGCCGACACCATCACCCCGCACGGCGGCGCCGAGTTCAGCGGCATCGACAAGGCGCGGCACATCGTCTCGCGCGGGGTGCTGCTGGACGTGGCACGCGCGCGGGGCGTCGCACGGCTGGACGGCGGCCACGCCGTCACCCCGGAGGACCTGGAGGCGGCCGAGGAACTCGCGGGCACGCGCGTGCGGGCCGGCGACATCGTGCTCGTACGGACGGGCCAGATCCAGGTGTGTCTCGCGGGCGACAAGCACGCGTACGGCTATCCGTCACCGGGCCTGTCGATCCGTACGCCTCAGTGGTTCCACGCGCGCGATGTGGCGGCCGTCGCGAACGACACCCTGACCTTCGAGATATTTCCGCCGGAGATCGAGGATCTGTGGCTGCCCGTGCATGCGCTGGACCTGGTGGAGATGGGGATGCTGCAGGGCCAGAACTGGAATCTCGAAGAGTTGTCCACAGCCTGTGGAGAAGAGCGCCGCTACACGTTCCTGCTGTCGGCGATGCCCGAGCCGTTCACGGGCGCGACGGGAACTCCCGTGGCACCGGTCGCCATTCTCTGA
- a CDS encoding SDR family oxidoreductase — protein sequence MGNFLAGKVVAVTGAGRGIGRAVALAAAAEGARVVVNDYGVSVDGSSPTSEIAEGVVKEIVAAGGEAVAVADDVSTMAGGQRVVDVALSSYGRLDGVVCVAGILRERMLFNMTEEEWDPVVATHLKGTFTVFRAASAVMRKQRAGTLIGFTSGNHQGSVSQANYSAAKGGVISLVRSAALGLHKYGVTANAVAPVARTRMSAGVPMELAEIGEPEDVAALVVYLLSDRAREVGVTGQVYTIAGAKLAVWAQPRELRAAYAVGGWTPDAIAEFLPGSVGVDPMPMLARVAAMEEAAARGERPNAQ from the coding sequence GTGGGGAACTTCTTGGCAGGCAAGGTCGTCGCCGTGACGGGGGCGGGGCGGGGGATCGGACGGGCGGTGGCGCTCGCCGCCGCGGCCGAGGGAGCGCGGGTCGTCGTCAACGACTACGGCGTGTCCGTGGACGGGTCCTCGCCGACGAGCGAGATCGCCGAAGGGGTCGTCAAGGAGATCGTGGCGGCGGGCGGCGAGGCCGTCGCCGTGGCCGACGACGTGTCCACGATGGCCGGTGGACAGCGGGTGGTCGACGTCGCGCTGTCCTCGTACGGGCGGCTCGACGGGGTCGTGTGCGTCGCCGGGATCCTGCGCGAGCGGATGCTGTTCAACATGACCGAGGAGGAGTGGGATCCGGTCGTCGCGACACATCTGAAGGGCACGTTCACCGTGTTCCGGGCGGCCTCGGCGGTGATGCGGAAGCAGCGGGCCGGGACGCTGATCGGGTTCACCAGCGGCAACCATCAGGGGTCGGTCTCCCAGGCGAACTACAGCGCGGCGAAGGGCGGGGTCATCTCGCTCGTGCGGAGCGCCGCGCTGGGCCTGCACAAGTACGGGGTGACCGCGAATGCGGTGGCGCCCGTCGCTCGTACGCGGATGTCCGCGGGCGTGCCCATGGAGCTGGCGGAGATCGGGGAGCCGGAGGATGTGGCGGCCCTGGTGGTGTATCTGCTCTCGGATCGGGCCCGGGAGGTGGGTGTGACCGGGCAGGTGTACACGATCGCGGGGGCGAAGCTGGCGGTGTGGGCTCAGCCGCGGGAGCTGCGCGCGGCGTATGCGGTGGGTGGGTGGACGCCGGATGCGATCGCCGAGTTTCTGCCGGGGTCGGTGGGGGTGGATCCGATGCCGATGCTGGCGCGGGTGGCGGCGATGGAGGAGGCGGCCGCGCGGGGTGAGAGGCCTAACGCCCAATAG
- a CDS encoding acyl-CoA dehydrogenase family protein: MDFGFSGDDEIFRAEVHDWLGAHVRGGLDRREWERALGAAGWIGLGWAEEGYGNRTVGLTQQVVWAEEYARSSAPPRSGHIGENLLAPTLIAHGSPEQKARFLPAIAAGDELWCQGYSEPGAGSDLAGVRTGAVRDGAYYRITGQKIWTSLAQDADWCFVLARTEAGSRRHQGLSLLLVPMDQPGRIEVRPIRQLTGTSDFNEVFFDGARARAEHVVGGEGAGWRVAMSLLGFERGVSTLAQQIGFAEELGRVVRAAVGSGAVKDPVVRERLVRQWAELRVMRWNALRTLGRAGDAGAPSVAKLLWGGWHQRLGELAMAVRGASGGVGPRDWAASSPYELDAFQELFLFSRADTVYGGSDQIQRTIIAERVLGLPREPKGVV; this comes from the coding sequence GTGGACTTCGGGTTCAGTGGCGACGACGAGATCTTCCGTGCCGAGGTGCACGACTGGCTCGGTGCGCATGTTCGTGGTGGGCTCGACCGGCGGGAGTGGGAACGCGCCCTCGGCGCCGCCGGGTGGATCGGGCTCGGATGGGCTGAGGAGGGGTACGGCAATCGGACCGTCGGGCTGACTCAGCAGGTCGTCTGGGCCGAGGAGTATGCGCGGTCCTCGGCTCCTCCTCGGTCCGGGCACATCGGGGAGAACCTGCTTGCGCCCACGCTCATCGCTCACGGCAGCCCGGAGCAGAAGGCGCGGTTCCTTCCCGCCATCGCCGCCGGGGACGAGCTGTGGTGTCAGGGGTACAGCGAGCCCGGGGCCGGGTCGGATCTCGCCGGGGTGCGGACCGGGGCCGTGCGGGACGGGGCGTACTACCGGATCACCGGGCAGAAGATCTGGACCTCGCTCGCGCAGGACGCCGACTGGTGTTTTGTGCTGGCCCGGACCGAGGCCGGGTCGCGGCGGCATCAGGGACTGTCGCTTCTCCTCGTGCCCATGGATCAGCCGGGGCGGATCGAGGTGCGGCCCATTCGGCAGCTGACGGGGACGAGTGACTTCAACGAGGTCTTCTTCGACGGGGCACGCGCGCGTGCGGAGCATGTCGTCGGGGGCGAAGGGGCCGGGTGGCGGGTCGCGATGAGTCTGCTCGGGTTCGAGCGCGGGGTGTCCACGCTGGCCCAGCAGATCGGGTTCGCCGAGGAGTTGGGGCGGGTGGTGCGGGCCGCGGTCGGGTCGGGGGCGGTCAAGGACCCTGTCGTACGGGAACGGCTCGTCCGGCAGTGGGCCGAGCTGCGGGTCATGCGGTGGAACGCGCTGCGGACGCTCGGCCGGGCCGGGGACGCGGGGGCGCCCAGCGTGGCCAAGCTGCTGTGGGGCGGCTGGCATCAGCGGCTCGGGGAGCTGGCCATGGCCGTGCGGGGGGCGAGCGGGGGTGTGGGGCCGCGGGACTGGGCCGCCTCCTCGCCGTATGAACTCGACGCGTTCCAGGAGCTGTTCCTGTTCTCCCGGGCCGACACCGTGTACGGCGGCTCGGACCAGATCCAGCGCACGATCATCGCCGAGCGGGTGCTCGGTCTGCCCAGGGAACCCAAGGGGGTTGTGTGA
- a CDS encoding Zn-dependent alcohol dehydrogenase produces MRGVLFDGKRVEVVDDLEVREPGPGEVVVAIAAAGLCHSDLSVVDGTIPFPVPVVLGHEGAGVVAAVGAGVTHVAAGDHVALSTLANCGTCAECDRGRPTMCRQAIGRPGRPFSREGRPVFQFASNSAFAERTVVKAVQAVRIPEDIPLSSAALIGCGVLTGVGAVLNRARVDRGDGVVVIGTGGIGLNVLQGARIAGASRIVAVDANPAKEAVARQFGATDFLTSTEGVRELLPTGADHVFECVGRVELVRQAIDLLDRHGQAVLLGVPPAGAEASFAVSSLFLDKSILGCRYGASRPQRDIPLYAELYRTGRLLLDELVTQTYPVEEFERAVADAEAGKVARGVLTF; encoded by the coding sequence ATGCGCGGAGTCCTGTTCGACGGGAAGCGGGTCGAGGTCGTGGACGACCTGGAGGTGCGGGAGCCGGGGCCCGGCGAGGTGGTCGTCGCCATCGCGGCCGCCGGGTTGTGTCACAGCGATCTGTCCGTCGTGGACGGCACCATCCCCTTTCCCGTGCCCGTGGTGCTGGGGCACGAGGGGGCGGGCGTGGTGGCGGCCGTGGGCGCGGGCGTTACCCATGTCGCGGCCGGTGATCATGTCGCGCTGTCCACCCTTGCCAACTGCGGGACCTGTGCGGAGTGCGACCGGGGGCGGCCCACCATGTGCCGGCAGGCCATCGGGCGGCCGGGGCGGCCCTTCTCGCGCGAGGGGCGGCCGGTGTTCCAGTTCGCCTCCAACTCGGCCTTCGCCGAGCGGACCGTGGTGAAGGCCGTCCAGGCGGTACGGATCCCGGAGGACATCCCCCTTTCCTCCGCCGCGCTCATCGGATGCGGGGTGCTGACCGGGGTGGGCGCCGTGCTCAACCGGGCCAGGGTGGACCGGGGGGACGGCGTGGTCGTGATCGGCACCGGCGGCATCGGGCTCAACGTCCTCCAAGGGGCCCGGATCGCGGGGGCGTCGCGGATCGTCGCCGTCGACGCCAATCCGGCCAAGGAGGCGGTGGCGCGGCAGTTCGGGGCGACGGACTTCCTGACGTCCACGGAAGGGGTGCGCGAGCTGCTGCCCACGGGGGCGGATCACGTGTTCGAGTGCGTGGGGCGGGTAGAGCTCGTCCGGCAGGCGATCGATCTGCTGGACCGGCATGGACAGGCTGTGTTGTTGGGGGTGCCGCCGGCGGGCGCGGAGGCGTCCTTCGCCGTGTCCTCGCTGTTCCTGGACAAGTCGATCCTGGGGTGCCGGTACGGGGCGTCGCGACCGCAGCGGGACATCCCGCTGTACGCCGAGCTGTATCGGACCGGGCGGTTGCTGCTCGATGAGCTGGTGACGCAGACGTATCCGGTGGAGGAGTTCGAGCGGGCGGTGGCGGACGCGGAGGCGGGGAAGGTGGCTCGGGGGGTGCTGACCTTCTGA
- a CDS encoding MFS transporter yields the protein MSYRDLASRQVLVWAATAVGSRMPVAMAPLALVFLVRERPGGYTLGAALAAAYVIGEIVGAPVLGMRLDAARGRRHLALGLVGGAVGFAGLGVLPGAPSGVLGAFAFVAGFAPGAVTGGLRTLLTSLVPDRAVAQALSTESMLMAGVWAVSPVAVAWLALGVAPRAPLLLAAALMASSVAGLWRLPARWDDEAREGEDGGPSTLRVLIRAWPVYVTGAASLTLLGLSELTLPALLEQRGIGIGWTGPMLAGMAASAALGAFLYGVRAWPGRLRTRSAVLMCGMSAFVVLAALIPGAAGIAVALALAGAIQSGALITRNLALREAVPPGAVAAGYSVMYAAAGAGYAATGSLAGGLLQVVAPSTAVLAGVALGLLLTALGWWGEVRGEARARASDTAGRTAGGVGARAERAPVAGRGDAERLL from the coding sequence ATGTCCTATCGCGATCTCGCCTCCCGACAGGTCCTCGTCTGGGCCGCGACGGCCGTCGGCTCCCGTATGCCGGTCGCCATGGCCCCGCTCGCTCTGGTCTTCCTGGTGCGGGAGCGACCCGGTGGGTACACGCTGGGTGCCGCGCTCGCGGCGGCCTATGTGATCGGCGAGATCGTCGGTGCGCCGGTGCTCGGGATGCGGCTGGATGCCGCGCGGGGGCGCCGCCATCTGGCCCTCGGGCTGGTGGGCGGGGCGGTGGGGTTCGCGGGGCTCGGGGTGCTGCCCGGTGCGCCGAGCGGGGTGCTGGGGGCGTTCGCCTTCGTGGCCGGGTTCGCGCCGGGGGCGGTCACCGGTGGGCTGCGGACGCTGCTGACCTCGCTCGTTCCCGACCGTGCCGTGGCCCAGGCGCTGTCCACCGAGTCGATGCTGATGGCCGGGGTGTGGGCCGTGTCGCCCGTCGCGGTCGCCTGGCTCGCCCTCGGCGTCGCGCCGCGCGCCCCGCTTCTCCTCGCCGCCGCCCTGATGGCGTCGTCGGTCGCGGGCCTGTGGCGGCTGCCCGCCCGCTGGGACGACGAGGCGCGAGAGGGGGAGGACGGCGGCCCCTCGACCCTCCGCGTGCTGATCCGCGCCTGGCCGGTCTACGTCACCGGCGCAGCCAGCCTCACCCTGCTGGGCCTCTCCGAACTCACCCTGCCCGCCCTGCTCGAACAGCGCGGCATCGGCATCGGCTGGACCGGCCCGATGCTGGCCGGCATGGCCGCGTCGGCGGCACTCGGCGCGTTCCTGTACGGGGTGCGGGCATGGCCCGGGCGGCTGCGGACGCGCAGCGCGGTGCTGATGTGCGGCATGTCGGCGTTCGTGGTGCTCGCCGCCCTGATACCGGGCGCGGCCGGTATCGCGGTCGCCCTGGCGCTCGCGGGCGCGATCCAGTCGGGTGCGCTGATCACCCGCAACCTGGCCCTGCGGGAGGCCGTGCCGCCCGGTGCCGTGGCCGCCGGGTACTCCGTGATGTACGCGGCGGCGGGGGCCGGATACGCGGCGACGGGGTCCCTCGCCGGTGGGCTGCTCCAGGTGGTGGCCCCGTCCACGGCCGTTCTCGCGGGTGTGGCGCTGGGGCTGCTGCTCACGGCGCTCGGCTGGTGGGGGGAGGTGCGCGGCGAGGCGCGGGCGCGGGCGTCAGATACGGCTGGGCGTACGGCCGGTGGCGTCGGTGCCCGCGCGGAACGTGCGCCGGTAGCTGGTCGGGGTGACGCCGAGCGCCTGCTGTAG
- a CDS encoding GlxA family transcriptional regulator, giving the protein MHRSASREPSTGPTTTAPTAEPGFRPHRVVVLAMDGALPFELGIPHRIFGRPRDAEGRHLYEVVTCSIRPPGPVRTDADFDIMVANGPETLATADTVIVPASYEFGPVYDDGVLTPELAAALAHIRPGTRLASICTGVYVLAAAGALDGRPATTHWADAERLQRLFPRIRVDADVLYVDDGDVLTSAGVAAGVDLCLHMLRRDHGTAVANAVARRTVVPPHREGGQAQFIQRPVPEPQLATTTAARAWALDRLHEPIQLRDMAEQEAMSVRTFTRRFREEVGISPGQWLTQQRVERARHLLESSDLSVDQVARDAGFGTAQSMRQHLQQALGVTPTSYRRTFRAGTDATGRTPSRI; this is encoded by the coding sequence ATGCATCGATCCGCGAGCCGTGAGCCGAGCACCGGGCCGACCACCACCGCGCCCACCGCTGAGCCGGGGTTCCGTCCGCACCGCGTCGTCGTCCTCGCCATGGACGGCGCGCTCCCCTTCGAGCTGGGCATCCCGCACCGCATCTTCGGGCGCCCGCGAGACGCCGAGGGACGGCACCTGTACGAGGTCGTCACCTGCTCGATCCGGCCACCGGGCCCGGTCCGCACGGACGCCGACTTCGACATCATGGTGGCGAACGGCCCGGAGACCCTCGCCACCGCCGACACCGTGATCGTCCCCGCCTCCTACGAGTTCGGCCCGGTCTACGACGACGGCGTCCTCACCCCCGAGCTGGCCGCGGCCCTCGCCCACATCCGCCCCGGCACCCGTCTCGCCTCCATCTGCACGGGCGTCTACGTCCTCGCCGCCGCCGGCGCGCTCGACGGCCGCCCCGCCACCACGCACTGGGCCGACGCCGAACGCCTCCAACGGCTCTTCCCGCGGATCAGGGTCGACGCGGACGTCCTGTACGTCGACGACGGCGACGTCCTGACCTCCGCGGGCGTCGCCGCCGGGGTCGACCTGTGCCTGCACATGCTGCGCCGCGACCACGGCACCGCCGTCGCCAACGCCGTGGCCCGCCGTACGGTCGTACCCCCTCATCGCGAGGGCGGACAGGCGCAGTTCATCCAGCGTCCGGTGCCCGAGCCGCAGCTGGCCACCACGACCGCGGCCCGCGCCTGGGCGCTTGACCGGCTGCACGAGCCGATCCAGCTGCGGGACATGGCCGAACAGGAGGCCATGTCCGTACGGACCTTCACGCGCCGCTTCCGCGAGGAGGTCGGCATCAGCCCCGGCCAGTGGCTCACCCAGCAGCGGGTGGAGCGCGCCCGGCATCTGCTGGAGTCCTCCGACCTGTCCGTCGACCAAGTGGCGAGGGACGCCGGCTTCGGCACGGCCCAGTCGATGCGCCAGCACCTACAGCAGGCGCTCGGCGTCACCCCGACCAGCTACCGGCGCACGTTCCGCGCGGGCACCGACGCCACCGGCCGTACGCCCAGCCGTATCTGA
- a CDS encoding MFS transporter gives MTQTTEAAVQAPRTGKKPARPRRSRRMSLHRAWFVAAVAFVTIIGAAAFRSLPGLLIDPLHQDFGWSRGTISAAVSINLALYGLTAPFAAALMDRFGIRRVVAVALTVIALGSGLTVWMTAAWQLMLCWGLLVGLGSGSMALAFAATVTNRWFTGRRGLVTGILTAASASGQLIFLPVLSWMVEEHSWRPAAVTVSLAALAVVPFVWLLLRDHPADVGLKPYGAEEFVPKPEPVPGAGRRALSVLVKAARTGPFWLLAGTFAICGASTNGLIQTHFVPAAHDAHMPVQAAASLLAVIGVFDVVGTIASGWFTDRYDARRLLATYYALRGVSLLFLPMLLAPSVHPPMLFFIVFYGLDWVATVPPTVALCREQYGEDSPIVFGWVLASHQVGAALVAFLGGVARDVFGSYDMVWYFSGALCAAAALMALVIRRKPVAAVRVAAV, from the coding sequence GTGACCCAGACAACCGAAGCCGCCGTCCAGGCGCCCCGTACGGGAAAGAAGCCCGCCCGCCCGCGGCGGAGCCGCAGAATGTCACTGCACCGCGCCTGGTTCGTCGCCGCCGTCGCCTTCGTGACGATCATCGGCGCCGCCGCCTTCCGGTCGCTTCCCGGCCTGCTCATCGACCCGCTGCACCAGGACTTCGGCTGGTCGCGCGGCACGATCAGCGCCGCTGTCTCCATCAACCTCGCCCTGTACGGGCTCACCGCCCCCTTCGCCGCCGCGCTGATGGACCGCTTCGGCATCCGCCGGGTCGTCGCGGTGGCGCTGACCGTGATCGCGCTCGGGTCGGGGCTGACCGTGTGGATGACGGCGGCCTGGCAGCTCATGCTGTGCTGGGGGCTGCTGGTCGGGCTGGGGTCGGGATCGATGGCGCTGGCCTTCGCGGCGACCGTCACCAACCGCTGGTTCACCGGGCGCCGCGGTCTGGTCACCGGCATCCTGACCGCCGCCTCCGCCTCCGGCCAGCTGATCTTCCTGCCGGTGCTGTCCTGGATGGTGGAGGAGCACAGCTGGCGCCCGGCGGCCGTCACGGTGTCCCTGGCCGCCCTCGCGGTCGTCCCCTTCGTCTGGCTGCTGCTGCGCGACCACCCGGCCGACGTGGGCCTGAAGCCGTACGGGGCCGAGGAGTTCGTGCCCAAGCCGGAGCCCGTGCCGGGCGCCGGCCGCCGCGCGCTGAGCGTCCTGGTCAAGGCCGCCCGCACCGGCCCGTTCTGGCTGCTGGCCGGCACCTTCGCGATCTGCGGCGCCTCCACCAACGGCCTGATCCAGACCCACTTCGTGCCCGCCGCCCACGACGCGCACATGCCGGTCCAGGCGGCGGCCTCGCTGCTCGCGGTCATCGGCGTCTTCGACGTGGTCGGCACGATCGCCTCCGGCTGGTTCACCGACCGCTACGACGCCCGCCGGCTGCTCGCGACGTACTACGCGCTGCGCGGCGTCTCGCTGCTCTTCCTGCCGATGCTGCTGGCGCCCAGCGTCCACCCTCCGATGCTGTTCTTCATCGTCTTCTACGGCCTCGACTGGGTCGCCACCGTGCCGCCCACCGTGGCGCTGTGCCGGGAGCAGTACGGCGAGGACAGCCCGATCGTCTTCGGCTGGGTGCTGGCCTCGCACCAGGTCGGGGCGGCGCTGGTGGCCTTCCTCGGCGGTGTGGCCCGGGACGTCTTCGGGTCGTACGACATGGTCTGGTACTTCTCCGGGGCGCTGTGCGCGGCGGCGGCGCTGATGGCGCTGGTGATCCGGCGGAAGCCGGTGGCGGCGGTGCGGGTGGCCGCGGTCTGA
- a CDS encoding flavin reductase family protein, producing the protein MGQAGTAEAAVRYLRSVAAAGESTARDVPATPLDPLPRPDLRCVGEDERAPVGQGEFRRVLGNFATGVAVVTAAATDGESGPAGFACQSFSALSLDPPLVTFMVGRTSTTWPRIARAGAFCVNVLAAHQGALCRGFAVSGADKFAGVAYDAAPCSGAPRLTGALAWIDCTIHAVHTGGDHLIVVGRVDALGTGDEDAAPLLFHRGRFV; encoded by the coding sequence ATGGGACAAGCAGGCACAGCCGAGGCCGCCGTCCGCTATCTGCGGTCCGTGGCCGCGGCTGGGGAATCCACGGCGCGGGACGTCCCGGCCACACCCCTGGACCCCCTGCCCCGCCCCGACCTGCGCTGTGTCGGCGAGGACGAGCGGGCGCCGGTCGGACAGGGCGAGTTCCGGCGGGTGCTGGGGAACTTCGCGACGGGCGTGGCCGTGGTCACCGCAGCCGCCACCGACGGCGAGTCCGGTCCCGCCGGCTTCGCCTGCCAGTCCTTCTCCGCCCTCTCCCTCGACCCGCCCCTGGTCACCTTCATGGTCGGCCGTACGTCGACGACATGGCCCCGCATCGCCCGCGCCGGCGCCTTCTGTGTCAACGTCCTCGCCGCCCACCAGGGCGCCCTGTGCCGCGGCTTCGCGGTCAGCGGCGCGGACAAGTTCGCGGGAGTGGCCTACGACGCGGCGCCCTGCTCCGGCGCCCCCCGCCTCACGGGCGCGCTCGCCTGGATCGACTGCACGATCCACGCGGTGCACACCGGCGGCGACCATCTGATCGTGGTCGGCCGGGTGGACGCGCTGGGCACGGGCGACGAGGACGCGGCGCCCCTGCTGTTCCACAGGGGGCGGTTCGTCTGA
- a CDS encoding enoyl-CoA hydratase/isomerase family protein has translation MPVSDDVGYTVTGQVLYLTLNRPEALNALTPGQRDLLIRLLADASADPGTRAVVVTGTGRGFCAGADLRGGAAAGERVAGDVARMLRLGAQRLIAAVLDCEKPVIAAVNGTAAGLGAHLALACDLVLAAESAKFIEVFVRRGLVPDGGGAYLLPRLVGPQRAKELMFFGDALTAADAERLGLVNRVVPDGELAKTAAEWAGRLAAGPTRAIALTKQLVNASLDTDRATAFAAEAAAQEINMTTADAREGVAAFVERRSAEFRGR, from the coding sequence GTGCCGGTGAGCGATGACGTCGGGTACACCGTCACCGGCCAGGTCCTGTATCTCACCCTCAACCGGCCCGAGGCCCTCAACGCCCTCACCCCCGGCCAACGCGACCTTCTCATCCGGCTGTTGGCGGATGCGTCGGCCGACCCGGGGACGCGGGCCGTGGTCGTCACCGGGACCGGGCGCGGCTTCTGCGCGGGCGCGGACCTGCGTGGTGGTGCGGCAGCCGGGGAGCGGGTCGCGGGGGACGTGGCGCGGATGCTCCGGCTGGGCGCCCAGCGTCTGATCGCCGCGGTCCTCGACTGCGAGAAGCCGGTGATCGCGGCGGTGAACGGCACGGCGGCGGGCCTCGGTGCCCATCTCGCGCTCGCCTGCGACCTCGTCCTGGCCGCGGAGTCGGCGAAGTTCATCGAGGTGTTCGTACGACGCGGCCTCGTCCCCGACGGCGGGGGCGCCTATCTCCTCCCCCGCCTGGTCGGCCCGCAGCGCGCGAAGGAGCTGATGTTCTTCGGCGACGCCCTCACCGCCGCCGACGCCGAACGCCTGGGCCTGGTCAACCGGGTCGTCCCGGACGGGGAGCTGGCGAAGACGGCCGCCGAGTGGGCCGGCCGCCTCGCCGCGGGGCCGACCCGCGCGATCGCCCTCACCAAGCAGCTCGTCAACGCCTCCCTCGACACCGACCGCGCCACCGCGTTCGCCGCGGAGGCCGCCGCGCAGGAGATCAACATGACGACGGCGGACGCCCGGGAGGGGGTGGCTGCCTTCGTGGAGCGGCGGAGCGCGGAGTTCAGGGGGCGGTGA